One segment of Calditrichota bacterium DNA contains the following:
- the hutH gene encoding histidine ammonia-lyase: MTPVVELDGDSLTLEALWEVAHGRASLALAPSATARIDSSRRCIEAAIERHSVLYGVTTGFGKLSTVTIPVEEIDRLQYNLLLSHATGTGEPLARATVRAILALKANALAKGLSGCRLEVVQTLIDMANREVLPVIPEKGSVGASGDLAPLAHMALVLIGEGEAFYGGRRLPGGAAMAEAGIAPLRLAAKEGLALINGTQVMTAILALATVEFEQLLKVADIAAAISVEAMLGTATAFDERIHRARNLAGQMTSAHNLRRLLQDSPIVASHRQCHKVQDQYSLRCVPQVHGAAREAARFVRDIVSAELNAATDNPLVFAEDEAVLSGGNFHGQPIALAADALAIAAAQLASIAERRIHDLLDPAASGLPAFLAPQPGLNSGLMIAQVTAASLVSENKVLAHPASVDSIPTSANQENFVSMGTWAARKAAEVVGNCRHVLAIELLCGCQALDLRRPLQPGPGTGAVHAVVRQHVPTLREDRLLQPDIEVVKELINDGRVVAAAEAVVGPL, from the coding sequence ATGACCCCAGTGGTCGAACTCGACGGCGACTCTCTCACCTTAGAGGCGCTGTGGGAAGTGGCTCACGGCCGTGCGTCGCTGGCCCTTGCCCCCTCGGCGACGGCGCGCATCGATTCGTCAAGGCGGTGTATCGAGGCAGCCATCGAACGCCATAGCGTGCTCTACGGCGTCACCACAGGTTTTGGCAAACTAAGTACGGTCACCATTCCGGTCGAGGAAATAGACCGCCTGCAGTACAACCTCTTGCTCAGCCATGCCACGGGCACGGGAGAGCCACTGGCTCGCGCCACCGTGCGGGCCATCCTGGCGCTCAAGGCGAATGCACTGGCGAAAGGTCTCTCGGGTTGTCGGCTCGAAGTGGTGCAGACGCTGATCGATATGGCGAACCGGGAAGTGCTGCCGGTCATTCCCGAGAAGGGTTCGGTGGGGGCATCTGGCGACTTGGCGCCGCTGGCGCACATGGCACTAGTCCTCATCGGCGAGGGGGAGGCCTTCTACGGGGGGAGGCGGTTGCCTGGGGGTGCTGCCATGGCCGAGGCCGGAATCGCGCCGCTGCGGTTGGCGGCTAAGGAGGGACTGGCCCTCATCAACGGCACCCAAGTGATGACCGCCATCTTAGCCTTGGCAACGGTGGAGTTCGAACAGCTCCTCAAAGTGGCCGACATTGCTGCGGCGATTTCCGTGGAGGCGATGCTCGGCACCGCTACCGCCTTTGACGAGCGCATCCACAGAGCGAGAAACCTGGCCGGGCAGATGACCTCTGCGCACAACCTCAGGCGCTTGCTGCAGGACAGCCCCATTGTCGCCTCCCACCGCCAGTGTCACAAGGTGCAGGACCAGTACAGTCTGCGCTGTGTGCCGCAGGTGCATGGGGCGGCGCGCGAGGCGGCGCGTTTCGTGCGCGACATCGTCAGCGCGGAGCTCAACGCCGCAACGGACAACCCCCTGGTCTTTGCCGAGGACGAGGCGGTACTTTCGGGAGGCAATTTTCATGGGCAACCCATCGCCCTGGCTGCCGATGCCCTGGCGATCGCTGCGGCGCAATTGGCCAGCATCGCCGAGCGGCGCATCCACGACCTCCTCGATCCTGCGGCCAGCGGTCTGCCCGCGTTCTTAGCTCCACAGCCGGGACTGAACTCGGGCTTGATGATTGCCCAGGTCACCGCCGCCAGCCTGGTCTCCGAAAACAAAGTGCTGGCCCACCCCGCGTCGGTGGATTCCATTCCCACCTCGGCAAACCAGGAGAACTTTGTCAGCATGGGCACCTGGGCGGCGCGTAAGGCTGCCGAGGTAGTGGGCAACTGCCGGCATGTGCTGGCCATCGAGCTTCTCTGTGGGTGCCAGGCCCTGGATCTTCGCCGGCCGTTGCAACCTGGACCCGGAACCGGCGCCGTGCATGCCGTGGTGCGGCAACATGTGCCCACGTTGCGCGAAGATCGCTTGCTCCAGCCTGACATCGAGGTGGTGAAGGAGCTTATCAACGATGGTCGTGTCGTGGCCGCAGCCGAGGCAGTGGTCGGACCGCTGTGA
- the rpsT gene encoding 30S ribosomal protein S20, with amino-acid sequence MAHHRSAFKRIRTSAKAAAANKHYRSMMRTAIKKVRAAADKATAEQAYRQACSILDKLALRGIIHKNKAANAKSRLARRVNALA; translated from the coding sequence ATGGCACATCATCGATCAGCATTCAAACGCATTCGTACCAGTGCAAAGGCGGCAGCTGCCAATAAGCATTACCGCTCTATGATGCGCACCGCAATCAAGAAGGTGCGGGCAGCCGCAGACAAAGCCACGGCGGAGCAGGCATATCGGCAGGCGTGCTCAATATTGGACAAGCTGGCACTGCGGGGCATTATTCACAAGAACAAGGCGGCAAATGCCAAATCGCGCTTGGCGCGGAGGGTCAACGCCTTAGCCTGA
- a CDS encoding lytic transglycosylase domain-containing protein → MGTRSARLKKTHGMPRKARVILVVSGIVCASLSLVGYTFNMYSPARKPNVGVATRVAQAHWLVEVNDKYEANVQKIAAIVRRYNPKLSPERVRAISREIYDMSIKYDNLDPDLICATITHESARTWDSTVVSSAGAMGLMQIMPATGAYLAALEGIQWTTAEEILFNPIYNIRLGCRYLSMLIDAYEVDGGLAAYNSGPKRAEKWLASNRNNQVLYRETRGYIPAVLRLYDQFRNSEGLL, encoded by the coding sequence ATGGGAACGAGAAGTGCCAGATTGAAGAAGACCCACGGAATGCCGCGCAAAGCGCGGGTGATTCTCGTGGTGTCAGGGATTGTGTGTGCGTCGCTTTCCCTGGTGGGCTATACGTTTAACATGTACAGCCCGGCAAGGAAGCCCAATGTTGGGGTGGCGACGCGGGTGGCACAAGCGCATTGGCTGGTCGAAGTGAACGACAAGTACGAAGCCAATGTGCAAAAGATCGCCGCCATAGTGCGGCGCTACAACCCGAAGCTTTCGCCGGAGCGCGTGCGTGCGATCAGCCGTGAAATCTATGACATGAGCATCAAGTACGACAACCTCGATCCGGATCTCATTTGTGCCACCATCACCCATGAGAGCGCGCGCACGTGGGACTCGACGGTGGTCTCCTCGGCAGGGGCCATGGGCCTCATGCAGATCATGCCTGCCACCGGGGCCTATCTGGCGGCATTGGAGGGCATCCAGTGGACGACGGCTGAGGAGATCCTGTTCAACCCCATCTACAACATCCGCCTTGGCTGCCGTTACCTTTCCATGCTCATCGATGCGTATGAAGTGGACGGCGGCCTTGCTGCCTACAACAGCGGGCCAAAGCGGGCGGAAAAGTGGTTGGCCAGCAACCGCAACAATCAGGTTCTCTACCGCGAGACGCGCGGCTACATTCCGGCGGTGCTCCGCCTCTACGACCAGTTCAGGAACTCTGAGGGTCTCTTGTGA
- the guaB gene encoding IMP dehydrogenase, with protein MPEKILYEGLTFDDVLLIPARSEVLPREVDTRTRFSRHLELNIPLVSAAMDTVTEANMGIAIAREGGIGIIHKNMSIEDQAAEVDKVKRYESGMILHPITLAPDRKVSEAVELMQRFRISGVPIVDGERIVGILTNRDLRFETDLSQPVHQVMTKEPLITAPPGTTLDEAERILRKHKVEKLLIVDEENRLRGLITVKDILSRKRYPNAAKDEHGRLRVGAAVGVASDTMERAAALLAAGADVLVVDTAHGHSMGVINTVRKLRKEFPHAEIVAGNVATPEGAQALIDAGVDAVKVGIGPGSICTTRVVAGVGVPQLTAIMRCAEVCQRHGVPLIADGGIKQTGDIAKAIGAGADSVMLGNLLAGTEESPGEVVFLEGRSYKVYRAMGSLSAMRGGRGDRYFQEGVRDVKKLVPEGIEGRVPYRGKVSDCIYQMVGGLRAAMGYCGTRTIAELKENARFVRITNAGLRESHPHDVIITTEAPNYNLPQG; from the coding sequence ATGCCCGAGAAAATCCTCTATGAAGGCCTTACCTTTGACGATGTTCTCTTGATCCCCGCCCGCTCCGAGGTCCTGCCTAGGGAGGTGGACACCAGGACGCGCTTCTCCCGTCACCTGGAGCTCAACATCCCCTTGGTGAGCGCAGCCATGGATACCGTCACCGAGGCCAACATGGGGATCGCCATCGCGCGGGAGGGTGGCATTGGCATCATCCACAAGAACATGTCCATCGAAGACCAGGCAGCGGAGGTGGACAAAGTCAAACGTTACGAGAGCGGCATGATCCTGCACCCCATTACCTTGGCGCCGGATCGCAAGGTGTCCGAGGCAGTAGAGCTCATGCAGCGGTTTCGCATCTCCGGTGTGCCGATAGTGGACGGCGAGCGGATAGTGGGCATCCTCACCAATCGCGACCTGCGCTTCGAGACAGACCTCTCCCAGCCGGTGCACCAAGTGATGACCAAAGAGCCTTTGATCACCGCACCCCCTGGCACTACGCTCGATGAGGCCGAGCGCATCTTGCGCAAACACAAGGTGGAGAAACTGCTCATCGTGGATGAGGAGAATCGACTGCGGGGGCTTATCACTGTCAAGGATATTCTGAGCAGGAAGCGGTACCCCAATGCCGCCAAGGACGAGCACGGGCGCTTGCGTGTGGGCGCGGCCGTAGGCGTGGCCTCCGATACCATGGAGCGCGCCGCGGCACTGCTGGCCGCTGGGGCCGATGTGCTGGTGGTGGACACCGCCCATGGCCATTCTATGGGTGTCATCAATACGGTGCGCAAGCTCAGAAAGGAATTCCCGCACGCGGAGATTGTCGCCGGCAACGTGGCCACCCCGGAAGGAGCCCAGGCCCTTATTGACGCCGGCGTGGATGCGGTCAAAGTGGGCATCGGCCCGGGATCCATCTGCACGACGCGTGTGGTAGCTGGCGTCGGGGTGCCGCAGCTGACGGCCATCATGCGCTGCGCAGAGGTCTGCCAGCGTCACGGCGTGCCCCTCATCGCTGATGGCGGCATCAAGCAGACCGGTGACATCGCCAAGGCCATAGGCGCAGGTGCAGACAGTGTCATGTTGGGCAACTTGTTGGCCGGTACGGAGGAAAGCCCGGGAGAGGTGGTGTTTCTTGAGGGGCGCAGCTACAAGGTCTACCGAGCCATGGGCTCACTTTCCGCCATGCGCGGTGGTCGTGGCGACCGTTACTTCCAAGAGGGGGTGCGGGATGTCAAGAAGTTGGTTCCCGAGGGCATCGAAGGGCGCGTGCCGTATCGTGGCAAGGTCAGCGACTGCATCTACCAGATGGTGGGAGGTCTGCGCGCAGCAATGGGCTATTGCGGCACGCGGACCATCGCTGAACTGAAAGAGAACGCCCGTTTCGTCCGGATTACCAATGCAGGGTTGCGCGAGAGCCATCCCCACGATGTGATTATCACCACCGAGGCACCCAACTACAACCTACCGCAGGGGTAG
- a CDS encoding response regulator: MTQRLVNILVVEDEEDVAVGVAGALRKLDGVGQVTTTPSAEWALAEMAQKPYGLVLCDVRLKGMDGLELLSRIRQSHPHTRVLMMTAFPSDHIQLHALRLGSDGLIEKPFDLGELRQEVSRVLRAARREQPKAAVPGAEAWVAAGTSDEHAAMRK, translated from the coding sequence ATGACGCAACGACTTGTGAACATTCTTGTTGTGGAAGACGAAGAGGACGTGGCTGTGGGAGTGGCAGGCGCCCTGCGCAAACTGGACGGCGTGGGTCAAGTGACCACCACCCCTTCGGCGGAATGGGCCTTGGCAGAGATGGCCCAAAAGCCCTACGGGCTCGTTCTGTGTGACGTACGCCTCAAGGGGATGGACGGGCTTGAGTTGCTGTCACGCATCCGCCAGAGCCACCCGCATACCAGGGTGCTGATGATGACTGCTTTCCCCAGCGACCACATTCAGCTACATGCCTTGCGACTCGGCTCGGACGGGCTCATCGAAAAGCCTTTCGACCTCGGGGAGCTCCGGCAAGAGGTGAGCCGTGTGCTGCGAGCCGCGCGCCGCGAGCAGCCCAAGGCGGCGGTACCTGGCGCAGAGGCATGGGTAGCCGCGGGCACGTCAGATGAACATGCCGCCATGAGGAAGTGA